Genomic window (Vulpes lagopus strain Blue_001 chromosome 6, ASM1834538v1, whole genome shotgun sequence):
CCTGGTATTTCCAGAACTTCTGGCTTTTCAAGAGATTCTCCATATCCCAGTTTTTAAATGTCAGACTACATTTTTAATTCTGCACCAGCCAAATAAAGCATATCTGTAGGACAAAGCAGTCCATAGGCTATCACTTTGCCCCCTTGGCCATAGCTCATTCTTgccatcttttgtttttaagtatgaAACTTAGTTTGTATTTCATTGCCAGGGGAATgtatatattgggttaaataccCAGTGTGTGTGTAAGGTTCCTTCAAGTGGCCAGCCTAAAGCCCTGCTATGTGATTCCTCTTCTTTGCAACAATTAAGAAGAGCATAAAGCAATTCAATATGTACTGTTTTTtaagtatatacatttttctccacCTAGGGTCCTGCAGCTCCGCAGCTAAAGCCTTAATCACATTTCAAGTCGGTCTGATCTATAGCCCAGCCATTCAGCAGGTGCTGCAGGGGAAATGGAACATGAGTGGCCATTTGTTAGTAGAATATGGTTTTTTTGTCTGCTTAGTCACCTTGGCCCAGGTCAAGTTGGGTGTTTTTTCTCCAGTATTTTAAACTAACAATTTGAGTGATGTTCTCAGGACAATAATCCTACTGTTATTTCATATCTGTTGTTCTATCTTCATCCTATTTAAACTGATACTACCCCTGACGGGCATTACCTTATCACTTCTCCCATCTGACTAAACTAggacttactcattttattatttaattttaaatcccCAAAACCCTTTTTGAAGGTCTAATTATGAAGAGTACCTGCAGTATGCACAATTCTGcacagagaaatttttaaaaatccagtatcttttttcatttttcatcaaaGTTTACTCTCTAAAATAGAAGTTCACTGTGACATAATGGACAGCGACATGTAACACTGCAATGTCCCAGCTTGCTTTGATGGTAGATTTTGCTGCCTTATTTCAAAAGCCATACAACCAATCTGATTTCAAAGCAGAATGCCAGCAATCGCTAAAActgaagttcctttttttttttttttttgacatatgaAATCCATTAGCAAAGAGCAACTACTGAGGCATACAGTAGTGCTCTCCCCATCCCTAGCCTGTAAAGCACATCAAGATGAGGTTCTCTTTATGACACACTATACCACAAGCGGGGCCTAGGATAGACTGGCACCCGAACTTTGCATACTGGTGTTGGCTTTTGGCCAGGACCATGCGTCACAAAGGTCAAGCATAAACTTCCATTTGCCTTACAGCAaaattgtattatctttttttttttttttttgtattatcttttatAAGAGATACCACCTAGGTGATCATGATCTTCTGACACCAACTTAATCTAATGAACCAACTTCCTGCAAGAGCAAGAAGCATGAACAGGAACCACAGACATACATGCAGAGGCAGTGGCAAGAAGGCACTGCAAACGCAGGCACTTAACTAGCACAGACCACAAGTCAGGCTTGCGAGAAGAGAGATTTAATACAGCCCACTCGCTACTCTCGAGTGTCTTCACCCACCAGTTCTGAGGGCAATAGAAAGGCACACCAGCCCAACATGGTAATTTAGTGGGAAGCCGAGGCTTCCTTTTGCTTCCTGCTGCTTAGCAATGAGTCTCTCTTCACTGATTTAAGTTCTGCAGGCAGATGTGGGAGATGTAAAGGTTTTAGTTCTGGTTTGTATCAAATTATTCTCCCATTTACTGCTGAAGAGAAGCAGAGCCTTCTGAGACTTCCACTGTGGTCTGTTCAACTGTAATGCTTCCTTGGAGGTGGGGGCCGATTCTTAATGGTCTTACACTTGGGAATGTGGCGCTCAGCCACCTTGGGAGCAAAGTGGCGGCTGCAGTGTGGACACTGAATATAATCTGGATTTTCTGCAGGTAGGATGGGTGGCAAGTCTGAGGGGTTTCCACCTTTGGCAATTACTTGCTGGACCTCTCGGGCCTGACGGAGAGTACGGATGAAAGACTCATGCTTCTGTCTCCAGTTGCTCTTCTGAGGAGGTTCAGCCTGTAAGTAAGAGGAAGACTGATTATTTGACTTGGCATTTACCACATCTCCTTCTGAGTCTTCATCAGAATGACAGTAAGGAAATGTAAAGGATGCTCTCCCTAAGGTCAGAGAGAACAGGACAGGAGCAACAGAGCTGACTTGCCAGAGTGGAGGCACTAAGCTAAGGGCCTGCCAGGGGGGATGGTCCTGGGAGGCTTGGTGTTTACAGGTAGAGGCAGGGGAGAGGTGTGGGGCTGAGAATACATTGGATCCCTGGGGCCCCGTCCCATCTTGTACATCCAAGAGTCTGTCACTTCCAGCAGTCTCACAGGAGAACAGGGGTCTATTCTCTGTAGAAACTGAACCAGACAGGTTTCACACGCAGGAAGTCCAGGCATAATAGAGAAGAAGGTTAATACTGAAGCTGAAAATTGGGATTAAGTGCAAGTATACATGATAAATTATGGAACTGTTTGATATCCTGGGAGCCGAGGATATCAACTCAGCTCCCAGGATATCAAACACATTGGCACCCTCACAGGAGACAAGAGTTCTCTGGTTGCACCAAGCAGTCAAGAGAAAAGCCATTAGATGCTGGCCCTGCATGACCCCAGTGAAAAGGTTCACTATTTGAGGCCTTTAATCAACAAGCCTCACTTAAGCTTAACTATGAATGGACAGCCTGGGGTCACCAAATATTTGAGTAAAGCtctaacaagagaaaaaccaaaacaggtacatgaattctctttctttctctctctctctctctctctctctctctcactcactcactctcagGAAGCAGCAACAAGGCAGGtagaagaagaaaacttaaaaccAGAAAGCCAGAAAGAACTATTACAGATTACAACTGTGATAACtaaggggcgcctaggtggctcagttggttgagcatctgactcttgaatttgactcaggtcatgatcttggggtcatgggattgagccccacatcaggctccacgctcagcacagtcaacttgttcctctccttctgcttctcctgaTTATGTGCTTAtactctgtctcataaataaatgaacaaataaatatctttatttttaaaaagaccacttaaaaaaaacatgatagctaaaaataaaaatagcagtgtttaaaatgtcaagaaaattagaatgggaaaaaaagatcaaGGTGGGAAGTAGAAAAGATTAGGAAATTAGAAAGTCAATCCAGGAAGTCCAACACCTGACAAAAAGGAGttccaaaaagaacagaaaaaggaggaaattattaaataaataatacaataaacatTCCTAGAATTAAGGTCACTGTCTTGAAATTGAATAGCCTACCAAGATTCCAACACAATCATTGAAAAATTTTGGAATTTCAGAATAAAGAGTGAATCCTGTaagctttcagaaaaagaaacaccaagAGAAGCTTCATATAGTGGCGCAGGAAGCAAAATGGCATCAGATTTCTCAACGGTAACACGATACTAAAAGCTAGTGGGaaaatgccttaaaaattctaacagagaaaaaaaaaaaaattctaacagagggcggcccaggtggctcagcagtttagcgccgccttcagcccagagtgtgatcctggagccctgggattgagtcccacatcaggctccctgcatggagcctgcttctccctctgcctgtgtctctacctctctctctttctgtctctcatgaataaataaataaaatcttaaaaaaaaagttctaatagaaaatcatttttttctttttaaaaagatcttatttatttattcatgagagagaggcagagacacagatagagaagcaggctccatgtaggaagcccgatgcgggacttgatcgtaggactccatcctgggactccaggatcacatcttgggccgaaggcaggcgctaaaccgctgagccacccagggatcccctgaaaatcATTATTctacctagaattctatacctagtCAAATCAACTATAAGGCTATTGTatggatattttcattcattttgagacAAAAAAATATGCCTCCCATGCACGTTTCTTGAAAGCTTCAGCAAATCAaggaataaagcaagaaaaaggaaaacataagaaGCTGGAAATGGGACCCAAtacagaaaagaagtaaaaaaaagaagtcccaacACAACAAGTCTACACTAGACCTAGAGAACAAACAGTCCAGACTGGTGCAGGAGGAAAAAGAGTAGTGGGAGGAaagttttcagaataaaaaaaaaaaaaaatcaaactgatgGATTAAGTGTTTGTGCACTTACAAAAACACTACTAGGTATCTGACATCAGATGaataatttaggggaaaaaaattagagacagGTATGTAGGGAACCAAGCAAATAAAAACCTGAGTCAACTATTAATTCCAGGTACATGTGGGCAGAGGCAGAATTTGTTCACTCATCGGTGAACAAAATTTACATGGTTATTATAAGTAAAAGCTGACTGCTGCTTTAATCCAAAATTGTGATCCCATTAcaatggaagaagagaaggagaaaagtaaaaggaaaggagatgTGAAAGAGAGCTTAACCCACAGCATTCATAGAAGGAAATCAACAGATAATGTGCAAAACTGGTTAATCAAGAAAATAAGCATATTATTGAGAAATATGGAAATGCATACCAGAAGAGTAATCGATCAGGAACTGAATGAAGGCTGCCACTGGGGGCCAGATGAGGATGGAGAAGGGTGAAGCAGGATCCTGCTTATTGCCTTATAGGTCACTTagtacatgattttttaaatgtattcaaatattatttatattaatataaaattaactttaagattatttacttatctgagaaagagagaggagagagagcacgcatAGGGTGAGGGGccgagagagagaagcagacttgggagccagatgtggggctcaatcctgggactcggggAAGACAGAcatataaccaactgagccacccaggtgcccctaaaattaatttttcaaaaaagaaaaaatgagttaaGTAGCTGCTTGGTGATCTGATATCATTAATGATAAATGACAGGAAGAGATATTATCAAAGGAAAAGGATCCTTAGGAGAGTCTTACTGAAACAGACAGGAAGGCAAGAAAATCTGTGTGTTGGAGACAGGACCCAGGAACATTTAAAAGAGTTAGGAGAAAGTTCCTTGACTATATGATGGTTACTTCATATTCATAATTCATATTGAAATTTTATTCAATTAACACCTATTAATCACAAAGCACAAAGATGTAGTCCCTGTACTCaaatgcttccttccttccttccttcctttttttttaagcttttatttatttgacagagagatagagtcagagagcacaaatgaggggaagggcagagggagagggagaagcaggctttccactgagcagggagcctgatgtggggctccatccccgaattctggaatcatgacctaagctgaaggcagatgcttaactgactgagccacccaggtgcccctatccagATCTTTTCTGCTTCAGTGTCCTCAATGCAACATATTCCCCGCAAAACTAGTTTCCACAAAGCTAGGGTATCTGATCTCAGAAACCCAATTCTTTTGCTTCACTGCTACTGTAtttaggaatttaagaaacacaagaGTCTTTTAGATGCCTGCCAGAAACAACCACTATAGTGGGATAGAGAAGACCCCAGTGGATTACTGGGTTGaccagaaagaaaacaggaaagaaccgGAACTGGTGATCATATCATTATCTGCAAGAGCAAAATGTTGACTTCTTGTCAGAAACTAGACTTTGGGCAGATTATCTCTGAACCCAGAAGGGACTTTTCTGTGGTGATCTTCCAAACTATACTGAAAGGAGTAACTGCAATTGACTTCTTGTAACAACCACCACataaatttgagtttttaaaggCCCcagtaaatacatgtataaactGTAACGTGCATAGCGGACAACAAGTGCTAGCACAGCATAgggagggaaatgaaaacagaatatgcTCTCCTATTTTGTTAGAAAATTAGAGTTGAATGGGGCTTTGAGATCCTGAGGTCTGGGCTTTTCCAAACTTTGATCATTTGCATATCACTTTCACTTTATCCCCCTTAAGATaaataacttaatatttttaagttcatgatttttaaaactacaggCTTCAtatgttgttatatttttctaatacacagtaaaactactaaaataaaaaatgtttgccGGTATGCCACACTTTGAAAAACACTCATTTACAAACCAAGAGGCATAACCTTGACAGGGTGGTagacttattcatgagacaatcTCCAGATATGACTGTCCAAATATGCCTGTGAAATACCCCTAAACTTACCATGCAAGTGTCTCACAGCCTTTTTACAACTTAGTTTTTCTGCAGCTGGAATGTTAACCAAAAATCAAGTCCTTTACCTTTTAAGGTGTTTACGCTCTGAATGGGGAGAACAAGGATTGCAAACTTGAGTTTCACATATTTACTAAGAAGATATATCAGAACTGAGCTACTCTTGAAAAAGTAGATCAGGCTATAGGAGTTGTAACAAATCTTAATCTTGGGAGGTGGCAGTGTATATTGCAGAGAGCAAGGAACTCTCTCCCAGGGGTGAAATGctgcatcatttttttctttgtatttttcaaatctttttaattttctacagTAACCAtttattacttttgcttttatttgtttaaagattttatttgagagagagcaaacatgggtggggaggagcagcaggcagagggagcagactccccgctgagcagggagcccgtacgtgggactcgatcccaggaccctgggatcatgacctgagctgaaggcagatgcttaaccaactaagccacccaggtgccccaacatttattacttttataatcaataggacatatatttttaagccTGGATTTTTTGCAGTGCTTCTAAACCagatttaaatttgcttttttttaaaatttttttatttatttatgatagtcacagaaagagagagagagaggcagagacataggcagagggagaagcagattccatgcaccgggagcccgacgtgggattcgatcccgggtctccaggatcgcgccctgggccaaaggcaggcgccaaaccgctgcgccacccagggatcccctaacccaGATTTATATGCTGACTCTTgtttgagagagcacatgggcAAGTGGTgtgaggggcagaagaagaggaagagagagaatcctcaaagaAATTCCCCACGgagagcagagcctgatatggggctggagcctgatgcaggagcccaacgtggggcttaatcccaggaccctgagatcatgacctgagcccaaatcaagagttggatgcttaactgacgcttaaccaccacccaggcaccccatatatGCTGACTCTGCCACTCAAAGCTGTTTGTGATTTCAAGCAAATTAAACTCTCTGAGATTTGATCTTTGAATTGATAAGAGACAATGAAACCCTCACAGGGTTGTGCTGAGGATCTTATGATAAACTCCCATCACAGTGACTGGCACACAGTAATCAATAAATGTTCTTTCTCCCTGTATGACACATgagtttttttctaaagaaaactgATTTAGCATCCTTTTATAATGATCCCCAAAGTCAAATCCGTAAGGCCCTGGCCTTTTTACCTTGACTGGGGCTGGCCCCTTCCAGTTCAGGTACTGCTCTAGTTCTGTGCCCTTGGCCCGGGCCCTGGAGGAGTCAAACACTTTCCTCTTGGAACCCTGCATCCTGCTGCAGACGCTGGAGTGTCTCTCCAGTCTGAGCAAGAGAAACTTGCGTCCACAGTGGCTACATTCGCCAAGTTTGGGCTCTTCAGTGGAACAGCTGGAAACCGAAGAGTCTGGTCCCCTAGACAAACTAGAATTGCTGGTGGATCCCCACAAAACACTGCCAGGCCCTTCTGAAGACTGAGAAAACTCCTTTGATGACTCTGAGACTAGGTCTCGGATTCTGTTATTGCTTGCCACCAATCTTTCCCTTTTGAGCTTCTGTATTCCGTAATCAGAGAACTGGAATGGACCGGAATTTTCTTGAGACTGTCCCCAAAGTTCATCTTCTCCTCTGTCTCTACTGAAGACCTCCTCAGACCCGAATTCTGGGGAGAAGGTAGGTTTGTATGTGGTGTTGCTATTACCTTTAATTCTCCTCCTGGGGAGTGTCATTCTTTGAagctctcttttttcattttccttagcctgttccttttctttctggatCCTTCGGAGTTCCTCCTCTGTCTTCTTCAGCTTTTCCCTTAGGAGGGTTTCTTTTCTCCGGATTTTCTCTTGTAAGCTCTCCCCTGCAGCTTCCAGTCTTTGGATCTGCATCCATTCGGTCCTGTTGGGGTTTGCCATGGCTCTCTCCTCCTGTGTGGCAGCAACGGCATGGAGCACAGATGCATTCACCCAGTTCCTTGAACCAAAGCTGCTGTATGGAAACTCTCTTGGTTCAGGGGGTCTCGGAGAGACATCCTGGTCCCCATCAATGCCAGCTTCACTTGTACTGTGAGACTTCCTATGGAACACGGGTTTCAGCGGGTATGCCCGGTCTACCCCAACTCGCTTCTTCGTAAAGGGGATGAATTCCTGATTATTTGCTTTGGGATACCAGGACTGAGAATTTGCTGAGTAAAACGAACCCTTTGCTTGGCCTTGGGAATCACTTCTTGAATCTTGCTGGCTGATTCCAACACAGTGGGGATAGGAGCAGCTCCCGGCTTTTGTGCAGGCGTTCCACTTGGAGTGAGTGTAGAGATTATCCAGCGTCAGCTCTTTGTTGCTCAAAAGCTTCTGCTGGAAATTGTtcctcaggtgccccaaggaggACCGCTGAGAAGAGTCACCTTTTTCATAGGGCTCTTGCTTAGCTGAGAGGAGCCCTGGAGCTTCCCTTTCATTATATGGAAGCATAACGCCCACAGGCAGAGGTGGTGCCAACTGGAGGCCAGCCATTCGGGGACTGGACTGAAGCCTAGGGGAGATTTAAACCAGATATATTGTGAGGAGGTTTTCTGAGGTTACCCCCGGCTACTAAAGTAAACAGTTTATACATTTGTCCTACCTATTCTCTTGAACTTTTTAGGGACAGTGGTGCTGGGTCTGCCAGAACTTTCCTTCAATAAGGATTTGGTGAATGCTTATTATTTCCTGTGGGTGCCTATTAGATCCTGAGGACAGAAAAACGAATGTGACACGGGTGTTCCCGCCACCTCGCTTTATTCCAGTACCAGCCTCTGCCATACACAGCGATGCTCCTGCCATACACAGGAGACTCCTTAGGTGGTGGAAAGATTTACTGGAAAGGGCTGTCGGACTCAAAGTCAGGCTTTAGACCTGTGACACAGGACCAGCAACTTTCCCTTGCTGGCTCGCTTCTTCACCTATCCACTGAAGTTTCGCTCAGAGTTACAAGACCTTAGGACTCTGAGTCCGGGCCTACGGTTTCACAGGTGAGCAAACTGCGGCTGGGAGGTAGGTGGCCCGCACAAGGCGCTCTCGGGGCTTCCCCGCTGCTGGACTCCAGAGGACACCGCAGGTGCCCGGCCGTCCAACCCGCACCCAGGGGGTCCCCACGGCGCGGATCGTAACCTGAGAGGTGGAGGCCACCTGACcgggccgccgcgccgccgcaCGGGTGCTGAGCTCACGCGCCGCCCCAGAGTCGGCAGCAGGGCGCCCCCGCTGGGGCCTCGGCTTGGGGAACACAGCCCTCGCTCTTCTGCCCATGCGGCCGCCCTTGGGAGGTGGAGGCGCTGACCCTACGTCTGCTCCCCACGCCTGCTTACGCCTACCTGAGGCTCTGGCGGACCGTTCCTGctcaggggaaaagaaaaacaaaacaaaacaaaaaccaacccaaGACTTAGCTTTCCACCCCCGACCGCCCCCGGGCCGAACTTCAACAACCTCAACCGCCCGCCGCGCAGGCGCTCTGCGCGGGCCTTTGTTATTCCCGTTGCCTGGAGACGCGAGCGCGTGCGCACCCAGCCCCGCGCGCGGCCCCGAGACGCCCGCGACGGGGGTgtggccagggcgagtgtcccttGACCCGGAGTCCCGCCGACTCTGTGGCTCCGTCCCGCCCTGCCCGTGGGGAACGGGAGAGGGGGCGGGAGAGGCGTTTCTGGGGCTCCATCAAAGAACGTGTATTTTTCTGAGAACGAtgctcccagcccctggggcgTGCCCTTCTCTGGCAGGAGTCGGAGCCCCTGGAAGGGCCCGGGCGTCGCGGTGCAGGCCTGCGGCGTCCGCCCGCCCGGCGGCAGTGGGCCTGCTGGTGGCCTTGCTGAGCGCGCTCGGCTGCCCGGTGCGGGCCCCGGGTGTGCGGCCCCCCCGCGCCCGTCCCAGCCCACGGTTGGGAGCTTGCGGTCAGACGTCAGCTGCTCGGCGAAGCTGTGCTGCCCAGGGTCTTTTCCGAGGTGGTTTTCGTAGCCAATCTAATTATTTTGATATGATGTTTTGCTCTCACGTGGTAACTCTGGCCCGTCTCTTCGTGAGGCCCAACGGTGACTCAGCCAAGTGTAACGATAATAAAGTTAACTACCGGATTGAAAACGATCGGTGTAACCTGGTCCTCAACGCTAAATGACATTCTGTGACTTGTTAACATTAGAAAGGGGTTTATTTGTCTTCATGCTTTAGTTCGTTTGTGTAAGATGTTTGGAACAGGCGGTTTACTTTTTTCCTGTAACTACTCAAAAAGATTCATGCACTTGGGACATAAAATGGACAGCAGTAGTCGGTGTTAATGCTGCAGCATGTCATTATTACAGCTTTACATGTTACAGAGACATTCCTTGGTGGGCCCTCCTCCGGGCCAGTCCTttgattccttattttctttcatagctGACTCAACTGCCTTCTCTCTATATGCAGTTTCAGACATT
Coding sequences:
- the ZC2HC1C gene encoding zinc finger C2HC domain-containing protein 1C; translated protein: MAGLQLAPPLPVGVMLPYNEREAPGLLSAKQEPYEKGDSSQRSSLGHLRNNFQQKLLSNKELTLDNLYTHSKWNACTKAGSCSYPHCVGISQQDSRSDSQGQAKGSFYSANSQSWYPKANNQEFIPFTKKRVGVDRAYPLKPVFHRKSHSTSEAGIDGDQDVSPRPPEPREFPYSSFGSRNWVNASVLHAVAATQEERAMANPNRTEWMQIQRLEAAGESLQEKIRRKETLLREKLKKTEEELRRIQKEKEQAKENEKRELQRMTLPRRRIKGNSNTTYKPTFSPEFGSEEVFSRDRGEDELWGQSQENSGPFQFSDYGIQKLKRERLVASNNRIRDLVSESSKEFSQSSEGPGSVLWGSTSNSSLSRGPDSSVSSCSTEEPKLGECSHCGRKFLLLRLERHSSVCSRMQGSKRKVFDSSRARAKGTELEQYLNWKGPAPVKAEPPQKSNWRQKHESFIRTLRQAREVQQVIAKGGNPSDLPPILPAENPDYIQCPHCSRHFAPKVAERHIPKCKTIKNRPPPPRKHYS